In Vitis vinifera cultivar Pinot Noir 40024 chromosome 4, ASM3070453v1, the genomic window TCTAAGGCTTTTTCACTATCACCTTTTTTGAAATTCCCATCTATCAAAATAGAATAAGTGACCACATTTGGTTTCAAATCCCTTGCGAGCATGTCTGAGAATACACTGGATGCCATATCCATATTCCCTTTCCTGCAGTGGCCAAGTATCATGTCATTGTAAGAAACTACATTGGGTACCATTCCTTGATTTACCATATTATCCAATAAACTGCAAGCTTCATCCATCTTGCCTCCTTTGCATAGCCACGACATCATGATATTATACGTAAAAATATTGGCAACACCACAATCAACCGCTTCATCAAACAGCTTGGATGCTTCTTCCCACAATGGAGCTTTCAAGTAACCCCGTAATAGGGAATTCACATTAAACACACTAGGCGGGATACCATTGAGTTTCATTTGAGTGTACAGTTCAGAAGCCTTTTCAATGTTCCCACTGTTACAGCAACCTTCAATCAAGACTGAATATGTAACTTTGTTCGGAAAAAGTCCATCTTCAGTTATCTTATTAAACAAATTCAAAGCACTATCCAAATTGCCTTGAGCACAATACCCCTTCATTAAACTCGTTGCAACCACCAAATTCATCGGCTTCCCACAATTTATCATCTCCTCCTTTAGCCTTAAAGCCTCCACCATATTTCCCTGTGCCACACAAGCAACAATAACACTAGTGAAAGTGGCCTCTGAAGGAACCCACCCCCTCTCTTTCATCTCCTCCAACAACTCAAGACCCAAATTCGAATTTGGTTTCTTGCAAACAGCCTGAATAATAATACTATATGCCCCTGCATCAAGTTTAACACCCCTTTCCTTTGTTTCCCTAAAATACTCCTCCGCCTCCTCCACCCTCCCTTCTTTCAGACAAGCTCGAACCATGACATGTACTGTAAAGTGATCACCATATATTCCTCTCAAAACCATTTTATTATACAAATCTCGCAATTCCCCAATCATATTTCTCCTAACCAGAGCAGTCAAAAGAATATTCATATACGGAACCCAAGGAATCACATCCTGACAGATCATCGCATTGAAACAATCGATTGCATTTTCAATTCGATTGGCCCTAATGTAAGCATTtagcaaataattaaaaacccGATGATCTAATTCAAAATCGAACCTTTTTGCGCAGTTGATTAGATGATCAACAAAAACAACTGGACTGGGATCCGAATCACCCGAGACATATCGATTAAGCAATTTCCGAGCATGTCCATGAGTCTCAGGCGACCGCATCAAAATGTGGAGCAAAACACAGTAGGCATCTACCCCTCTGATAAAACCACGCTGCGTTTCGGCCCGTTTAAAGTATCTCAGAGCTGATTGTGGGTCATTGACGTGGCACAGAAGAGCATCTATTACATGGTTTTGTGAGAGAGGCGTGGTTTCTTGGTGAATTTGCGAAGTGGGTACGGTGTCTTGGGAGTATCTTGGATATGGGGAAGATGAGTTTCCTGGAAAACTGGACTCTGGACTGATTTTCTCGGGAAAATTGGCTTTCGGATTGGGATCCTCGGGAAAATGTGTAAGTGATTCTGAGGTGGATTTCTCAAGAATCTCTGGTTCTGATATGGCTGGTGGGATAGAAACAGAGCAGACACATTTCGGGTTTGTGAAAGGCCATCGTAAAATTGGAGAGAATGTGGACAAAGAAATTGCAGATCTCATGCTTGGTTTCTGCAGAAACGAAGGGCTCTACAAAACCTCGAAGCTGTTAAACTTAAACCCTACCGGTCCTCGATTGTGATTTGGGCCTGGTTTGCTATGGGCTGGGCTTGTTTGCATCGGGTCGGAGATTTTAAACCCAAGCCCAATTTAGTCGGGCTCTGACTGAATCTCATGTTTCTATGATTGAATAAGTAATAATTTGCCTATGGCTATATTATCAAACCTTCTAAAAAGACAGCACCAATCAGATGATGCCATATATCTATTTGTTTATATCCCAACTTtgatcatatttatttataccCTTATCTAAAGGtttaaatattatcatataCATTTTATCACTTCATAGATGCCACCATGGTACCTAACATTGtcctaataatttttataaaaaaattatatactttCTATTGGTTACGATATCATTGATTATGtctgaaaaacaaattttatgatACAATTCATtgataatgaaaaattaaagtataaatataatataaaacttGCAATGTTATGTATAAgaaaagataatttttcaaaactatttttaaaacaattaccaaacataccctaaatTTTCCCAATCCGTGATTCATATGTCCCAATCCTTAGTTCTATTCTTGACTCATGAACCCCTTAGCATGATCTCTTCAATCAACTATCAAATGCTCATGAAAAAATACCAAATCAAACATAATGATAATCATAAGAATTTGATTGATTAATGACTACTATCAGTTCATATTTAATATTGTGACCGAAATACAAATAGAATGTCCTCTAACAAGATTGTGTGGTGTTGAATGCGATGATACAATTTGCTTCACAGCCTCAAGTGAATATACTGTCCATACCCCAATTATATTCACAACAggaaatttgataaattttgcTTTGCATTGAGCTTTATAGGAATCCAGATGGATGGGTCATGCCTTTGctataagaaattgaaaatgtgCATTGTAGAGTGGGACTGACTACAATCCTGAAGGTTGAGTGAATAGATATGTAAGTAATGGAGCAACCACTGCTACGCTTAAACTGTTCCCCAGCAATGCGTATCTGCATACAAAAGCAACTCAAttatatacaaaatttattcatcacaaatatttatgatttaCCAAACTTTGCTGTAAtcgactaatcccacggggCCCTGAAGTTAAGGACTGGATAAGCCTCCAGTGGCCCTAAGGGGACTCGAACTGGTGACTATTGAGGAGCAAACCCAAAGCCAgaccaactgagctacccctTAGGGTTAAACTTTGTTGTACTCTTACCATGAGGccaatagatttttttatccagattgaaaatgaattaaagtGAGAAAAAGATGCAACTGGGAACTATGCAAACAGGTCAGAGATTAAAAGAAACAGATAACAACATATGATGTGGTAATTACTTATTTCCACTATAAAACACCCAACCcatgaaaacatataaattgCTCCATGCTAATAGGACTTTTTCAGAAGGAGCTGAATGTTCAGTTTCATCAAAGCAAGTGTTATATCTTTTATAGAAACAGCAATATATCTCATTATATGTTGCACTTGATGAGGCATGCAAACATAATGGTGAAACATGATACTATTAAGGATTGGACTGTTAAAGAAGAAACTTCTAGGGAGCTCTCCTGAGGAGAGGCAACTGCTAAGATGATgaaaatgtacaaaattttaTGGTTTCGTCCTATAAAGCGAAGCTATAATACTCGGTCTCTCCAATTTTCTGGGTTTTATCTACTAAAGGGAAGCTATGATACTCGGATTCTCCAACTTCAGCCAGCGTATTCATATCAACACAACACCTTATGGGTGTGAGTATATATAGCATCATTGTTTAATactcatattttgttttggatATGGTTCTTTGATTCTAATTGATTTCCTTTTACTACTACCACATTCCTTATCAGATAGTTACAttgaagaaagagagagttgcTGGAACATGACCTTTTAgagtaatattaaaatataataaagaaaagaaaagaaaagaaatagataaaAGAGAAGGAACAAAGCTTTTATTCTTTGTTATGATCTATCCTAGTGTCCATATTCATTATTGGGAACCTTTTTAGCTAAGTCTTATTATTATATCCTAAAATTTTTACATCTAAAATATCATCCACCAAGAAACATAACCTACCCACACCAGAACTCAAACCCATGCAACATTTAAGTCAAGGGTCAAGCCACTTGATTGTAGGACTGGGAAACAGTTCTATGGGATTCCAAAAGTTGGTTTCCATGTGAAATACATGCTTTAGATCACTAATCCTATCAACAATGTAAACATTATCTTAagatcataaaaattatatttcattccACAATTTAACtggaaagtgaaaaataaacacaaaactTAGAATATgttaggaaaagaaatgtcaatTTATCTAACAACTAAACGCAACATGAGACTAGCAAGAGCTTAGGGTAAATTATAGTTTCTTAACCAGATCTCCCATCTGTTTTATTAGTAAATTGGTAAAAATTTGTCAAAGTTCATTGTTCCTACTTTCATCCAATCCTCACACAAAATCATAATAACAAAAACAGAGGGATAAATGTAACATACCGCTGTCTAAGGTTTACATGCTGTGGAAAGTGAAAATCCTCTGGGAAAGAATGCAGATTAGCAACCTAAAAGttatcaaaatcataaattagTTGATAAGAGACAAAgacaaaagaagaaagagataTGAGCAAAATTTACACACCTCTCTAGGGGTAAAATATCTAAGACACTGCTCCTCCAACAAGGATGCTTTATCCTTCTTTGACTGCAAGTCGCCCATTTTATAGAAgtcatgaaaaatgaaaatggtcaTAGCAATAATTTCTATAGTGTGAACTAACCTTGAATGCAAACTAAATTTAACTCAGATATTGGGAGTGTTGCAGAGAACTACCATGGGTTGCACAGAACACTGGGGGCCGAATTAATTGCGGGATGTGAACTAaacaatcaaatattttgaaactAAATCTGGATATTGATCCAGTGAAATGCCTGGTTGAATTAGACCAGGGTTTTTGGTCGCATCCAtccaacataaataaataactattgGGAACCATTGGATGCTAAAAAAATTCTGCAATCTTTCAACCGTTCCTAAATTTTACATCATGTATAAAAATAAGATCATCACATCTAAGGGCTAATAAGTATTTGAGCTCACCAAACAAATGAACTGCCATGGCAAACAAGCCCATAAGTCCATTTGATCAAGTATGATGAACTCAAAACATTGCGATGAGCCAGGTTGCTGAAACCTTCATGTAATGGCCAAAGCAACCAGACCAGCTAAACAGACAAAATTTTATAACAGTAGTCCAAACTAACGGTTGCAAGAGTGCCTGATATAATATGAGAAACAATCAAGactaagtttttaaaataagaatatcTATCACGAATCAGCTCTATGCTGTTTAAGAGACTGTCTTTACAGGACTCACTCAGATATTCAAGAAACAGTGAACATAATTGAAATTCATACCTGGCCAGTTGCCAAAAGAGAGCCAGTACCCTTCACATACCGATAATAACTTTTTGTAAAACAGCAGCAACGCTTTGAGTCAGGATAGACAATATCTATGATCTTTTTAAGGATTCattaaaagagagagaggggtttattcaataaaaagtacAACATGACTAATTACAAATGGTACAGGTAATCAACGGGAATAAGCAAGGATACCCATAGCACTTCCCCACCTCTCTATCAAGCTCAATGGAACAGAAAACTGGTCCCAAGAATTACTGTCAGATCTGTCTCTTTCATTGTTCTCCAACTCTCCAGAAGCATCTGTAGAAACACTAAGGGTGTCCAAGTAGCTGGACTCTGTTTCTAATGGGTTGATAGTATTCTTGAATTCAAGAAATCTCTCCACTGGCTCACATGATTGGAGCAACTTATCCCAGATCTTCTCTGATTGATCATGTTCATCAATCAGTGAGTCATCCTCATGACCAAATAATGGGCTTGGAGTTGAAAGTAGTTGGTTATTGAAGAGTTGGTTTTCAAATGATAAAGGTTTCCTTTTTGCCTGTAGCAATAAGTAGATTACATTTATCAATTAAAAATCTGGACAAGTGTGTGTATAGGACTTCTtaaaa contains:
- the LOC100259391 gene encoding pentatricopeptide repeat-containing protein At3g54980, mitochondrial — encoded protein: MRSAISLSTFSPILRWPFTNPKCVCSVSIPPAISEPEILEKSTSESLTHFPEDPNPKANFPEKISPESSFPGNSSSPYPRYSQDTVPTSQIHQETTPLSQNHVIDALLCHVNDPQSALRYFKRAETQRGFIRGVDAYCVLLHILMRSPETHGHARKLLNRYVSGDSDPSPVVFVDHLINCAKRFDFELDHRVFNYLLNAYIRANRIENAIDCFNAMICQDVIPWVPYMNILLTALVRRNMIGELRDLYNKMVLRGIYGDHFTVHVMVRACLKEGRVEEAEEYFRETKERGVKLDAGAYSIIIQAVCKKPNSNLGLELLEEMKERGWVPSEATFTSVIVACVAQGNMVEALRLKEEMINCGKPMNLVVATSLMKGYCAQGNLDSALNLFNKITEDGLFPNKVTYSVLIEGCCNSGNIEKASELYTQMKLNGIPPSVFNVNSLLRGYLKAPLWEEASKLFDEAVDCGVANIFTYNIMMSWLCKGGKMDEACSLLDNMVNQGMVPNVVSYNDMILGHCRKGNMDMASSVFSDMLARDLKPNVVTYSILIDGNFKKGDSEKALDLFDQMLSLNIAPTDFTFNTIINGLCKVGQMSEARDKLKNFLEEGFIPSCMTYNSIVDGFIKEGNIDSALAVYREMCEFGVSPNVVTYTSLINGFCKSNRIDLALKTRDEMREKGLELDVTAYSALIDGFCKRRDMESAQDLFFELLEVGLSPNRIVYNSMISGFRDLNNMEAALVWYKKMINDRIPCDLGTYTTLIDGLLKEGRLVFASDLYMEMLSKGIVPDIITFHVLVNGLCNKGQLENARKILEEMDRKNMTPSVLIYNTLIAGYFREGNLKEAFTLHDEMLDRGLVPDDVTYDILINGKFKGDRSLSRPSHG
- the LOC109121395 gene encoding tRNA (cytosine(38)-C(5))-methyltransferase 2; the encoded protein is MEKGLCNPQGEDPWRVLEFYSGIGGMRYSLKRGGVNAKIVEAFDINNIANDVYQHNFGHRPCQGNIQSLTAADLDRYRAHAWLLSPPCQPYTRQGLQKHSGDARAFSFLKILELIQHTLHPPLMLFVENVVGFETSDTHEKMIEILSKTGFVTQEFILSPIQFGVPYSRPRYFCLAKRKPLSFENQLFNNQLLSTPSPLFGHEDDSLIDEHDQSEKIWDKLLQSCEPVERFLEFKNTINPLETESSYLDTLSVSTDASGELENNERDRSDSNSWDQFSVPLSLIERWGSAMDIVYPDSKRCCCFTKSYYRYVKGTGSLLATGQSKKDKASLLEEQCLRYFTPREVANLHSFPEDFHFPQHVNLRQRYALLGNSLSVAVVAPLLTYLFTQPSGL